ACCCTTCGCGCCTTCGTATCGGCGCTGCCGAAAGCCCCGAAGCGGCTTTTCTCCCCGGCATTTTGATGGGTGCGAGCTTCGCGTATCGGCGAAGTTTTGCGCGTCTTCGAGCTCGATCGGGCCTGAAATCGGCGCTCCGAATCACAAAACGATTCGCTCGATTCGCTCATTTTTGCGCGATGAAGCGTGCTCGATGCCGTTCGAACGGCATTTTTTTTATTTCCCACATGAAAAATTTTTGCGGCCTTTGCGGCCGAGTTCGGACGCATGTCGAGCGTTGCGTTTGACGGCTCGATTGCGCGTTGGAACGACGCCTCGACATGGCTTGATCTTGCGCCGATCATTGTCGCGCGGCACGTTTTACGAAGGCTTCGCGCGCAACGAAACGAGACGTCATTCAAGCCATCGTACATAACCTCGAAATACAATTTTATTGTGCAAAAACAATTGTTTTCAAATGTGCGGAAGAACTTGATCAAGGCTGGCGCGATGTGCCGTGCAAGCGATCTGCGATGCATTGAAGGCATGGTTTCACCTTGCATCTGTTCGATCGGAATCAACGTTCGATATAGCCTTAGATGAGGCAGTCTTTGGACAATGAAGAGTGATGTTCGAAGACCGTTCAAGCGCCCATTTGAAGCATCGAAAGACCAGGATTCGACGCTAATTGATAAAGCACTACTTGCACGACTGATTAACCACGCTACGCTACTTAGGCCTCTTGTCGGCACAAAGATGCGGCTGACGAAATAGCAAAGGGGACTAAAGATGGTGAAGGCAACCACCAAGCGTAAGCCCGCGAAGAAGACCGCGGCTAAGAAGAGCACGGCCAAGAAAGCCGTTCGCAAGACAGCGACCAAGAAAATCGCTGCCGTGAAGAAGACGGCCACGAAGAAGGCTGCTGCTAAGAAGTCGGCGACCAAGAAGTCGGCTACGAAGAAGGCAGCCACAAAGAAGACGGCCACAAAGAAGACGGCAGCGAAAAAGAGCGCGACCAAAAAGTCCGCTGTGAAGAAGTCGTCCGCCCGCAAGGCGCCGGCGAAAAAGGCCGTCCGCAAGTCGACCCGTAAGGCGAAAGCCCCTGCACCGGTTGTGCCGGAGTCTGCTTGAATTCGAGGAAGACAAGGAAGAGACGATCGGAGATTACCGCTGCCGCAGAGCTTGCGGATAATTCGGGATCACCGGTCGTCTCGTCTCCTCGCCAGGCTTGATCGGGCTTGTGCCGGTCGGGCGGGCGAGCGAGGCGTTTCCGGTTTTTGCGCGCTTGATCTGATTTCGAAAGCTTGGCGCTTTTCAAAAGATCGGCCTTTCGCCGGCATCCGTGCCCGATCGGCTTGCGCTCACAGATCACGACGATTTTTGATCGAATCAATCAAAAATCGTGACCGTGATCGATTTCATAGTTTAGAGCGGGATGCGGGCGGAAAACCGCACACACTTTCCTCATCCCGCTCCAGTCACGATGACTTTGGATGAGTTCAAGTCGGGCTTGCCCAACGTGAACCTTTCAAAAAGTCCAACTTGGGCGGGTCCAAGTTGGGTAATCCAAAGTCATACGTCCGGACATCGCGATTGTTCCGATGTCGGAAAGTCTTGGCCATAAAGCGTCTGTGTCGGCAATGCCGCGAGACGGAAAGCTAGCCTGTTTCAAAAAAATCAGCGGATGAGACAGGCCTGTGCGAAAGCCCGCCATGTCTGGTCTGCGGCGGCTCCAGAGGCCTTCATGGCCTCCCATTCATGTCCGCATTGATGCATGCGGGACCGGGATGCCGGCGGCAGCATCGGTCCATGATCCACATAAATCGTCGAGACCGCGTCATTGGGCGTGGCCTGCTGCGGAGCCATCGGCGCGGCTGGCGCCGCCGCGGTTTTGGGTGCGGCTGCGGGAGTGGGCGAGGCCTGCAAATGCATCGGACGCGCCGGTGGCATGGGAGCCGGCTTATTTTTTCCGCCGTCTTCTTCCGCGGCCAGCGCGAAAGGGACCATCAAGCACAGATGAGCAGCCAGGCCGAGCCCCAGTGCGAAGCCATGACTCGCTCTGAAAAGAGGAAGACAAGCGGCGCGCGGCGTGCGGAATTGGGAGCTCAAATCATCCTCTTTGGCGGACGTCGCCCGAGAGCCGGACCGGGTCAAGGCCGCGTTTGACGCCAAAAATGGATCGAATAGCCCAGGCATTATTCGAACCTATGGGCCAAACGAGGCGAATTTTTGCAGGTCGTCGGAACTCGCCGTGTGGGCTAGCGTGAGCCGGGTGGCTGCGACTCTCCCGCCGGGCCGCCCGCTCACTCCATTATATATAGAGAAGCTCCGGACGCCGGTTCGTCAGTGATGGGGCGGCGGCGGCGGCGCGGCTTTCGCGGGCGTGCCGTGCGGCGGCGCATTGCCGGCGAGTGTCGGATCGCCGCCTGGAACCGTTTGAACCTTCGTAAAGGTTTCCGATTGGCAAAGCGGCCAGACCAGGCAGCCCGTGATCTCGGCCTTGTCGCCATTGACCTTGTCGGGTTGGACTTTGAGCGTCACGTCCCATGTCTTGCCGTCATCGGAATTATAGGCTTTGCCCTTCCAATGATCGCCATCGGCGACGAACTCGCTGAACACCTCCATCCCGATAATCGCTCTGCCGCGCTTGGCCGGATCGGTATTGAGATTGTCGACCTTGGGAACGCCTTTTTCGAGCGGCTCCTTCAGCCATACGATCATACCGCAATAAACCAGCGGTGTGCTGGGCGTGGCGGTCGTACCGGCCGGCGGGGTGCAAGGGCCGATTCGGATGATCGATTCGTCGTCCTTGGTTGACCAATAGCCGGAAGGATCGGTTGGCGCCGCCGGGGCGGCGAAGCCGGATGTAGTCATCAGCGTCAAGGCCGCCGCAGCGGCAGTCAAAGCGGACCCCGCGCGGGCGCTGGTCGAATCGGGGCATGACGGGCGATAGGCAGAATAGGCACGTGCCAGCAGCATCACTCTGCTCCAGAGAAGGAATCTTGGGGGCTTTTCAACGGGTAGGTGCTCCGCCCGAAAACTGGCGGAGACGGAGGGATTCGAACCCTCGATAGGGCTTTACAACCCTATAACGGTTTAGCAAACCGCCGCCTTCAGCCTCTCGGCCACGTCTCCACACACATGCCGAATGCGGCGCATCTTCGAATGCGTTTCCGGAATGCTGGCGAGATATGCCCGAGCCTAGCCTGCGTGGCAAGTACGCAGCTCATGGGCATTTCCAATTATGATCAGCTATGTTGCGGAATATATTAGATTTTATTCCGTTTTGCACAGCAGCGGCGCCCAGCACGCTCAAATGCGATTGTAAAACAATGACGTTGCTGGAATGCCACAGCCCCCCAAGAATGGCGAGATGGTGGCTTTTCTCGATTTACGCTGTCTGCGGCGCAGCTATATTAAAAATAAGTTTAAGAAACCGAGCCCGCCAGAACCGGCGGGGATCGGTTCGAAAAGGGCCTGATTTCAAAGGGGAGGCACAAGCCTCCTCGGTCGGCGGTCACAATATCTGGATTTTGGCGGGAAGGCGATGAGCCTCGAAGGCAGATCTGGCGTGTTCATTCTGGGGGTCTACTCATGAAGCTCATCAAGAGCCTTTTACTTGGATCGACAGCGAGTTTTTCGGCTGTCACTTGCGTTTACGCTGCTGATCTCCCGGTGCGGAAAGCCGCGCCGATCGAATATGTGCGGATTTGCGACGCCTATGGCGCCGGCTTCTTCTATATCCCCGGGACGGACACTTGCTTGAAGGTGGGCGGCTTGGCCTATGGCGAAGTGCGTTCTCTGACGAATAATTATTCGATCGGCACCTCCAACGCTGGTGGGACCGGATACGCCAACGGCGTCGCGAGGACCGCCGCAGGCTACACGGGCGGCAGCTTTACAAATGCCAAGGCCCGCGACACGACAGGCTTCAGCGCCTTGGGCCGCGTCGAATTGGATGCGCGCACGCAGTCCGGCTATGGCACGGTCCGTACCTTCATCCGTATCGACGCCTTCTACGGTTCGGGCGCAAACGCCTCGACCGGCAGCAACTTCGCAATCCCCAACACATACGGTAACGGCCAGGCCACGCAAGGATCGCGCGAGACGACCATCGTCAATAAGGCCTTCATCCAATTCGCGGGCCTGACCGCGGGGCGCGCCCAATCGGTCTTCGACTTCTATGCCGACGCCTATAACTACGCGTCTCTGCGCGGCTCGAACGCGACGGTCGAACTCCTGTCCTACACCTATACGTTCGGCGGCGGCTTCTCGAGCACACTCTCCGTCGAAGACAATAACTCGCGCCGCACGGCGATCGGCAGCACAGTCGCCGGCATCCCGGCGGGAACGCTTGTGGGAGCCACTCTGGTAACGGCAGCCGGTACGTCGTTCCAAGGCAACCCGCAAGGCAATCGTCTGCCTGAAATCGTCGGCAACGTCCGTTACGACGCCCCTTGGGGTGCGGTGCAGGTATCCGGCGCGATCCACCAGATCGACGCCGCTCTCTACCCGCTCTCGACTACTGCTTTGACCTCTCCGGCCACTACGGGCAACTTTGCCGCCCTGAGCACCAACGAAATCGGCGGCGCAGTGCAACTCGGCATCATGTATAATGCCGACATTATCTCGCCCGGTGATAAAGCTTGGGTCCAGGCGGCTTATGAAAGTGGCGCTTACGCCTATATCGCCGGCAACAACCTCGCTTCCTCCTACGGTCCGGTCAACGGCAACCGCTATGCAGGCGATGCCTTCACCCCGATGGATAACAGCGTCTTCTGGAACACCAATCCCGGTTACGACTGCGTCTTCACCAGTTCTGGTCAATGCGATCGTCAATGGGGCTGGGATGTGACGGCGGCCTATAAGCATTATTGGATGCCGACCCTGTCGTCGGCCATCTACGGGTCGCATCTTGAGACTTTCTACAGCAATGCGGCTTATGCGGGCACGTCTGGCTTTGGGTCTACGACCAACTCCGTCGGCGTCGTCGCCCCCAAGGAAACACGTATCGGCACGAACCTTGTCTGGACCCCGATCAAGGGCTTCGACATCGGTGTTGAGGGCATGTGGATTCACTTGACCCAAAACACCCCGGCGGGTCTCGCGACCAATGCGACTTTGGCGACCACGGGTCTTCCGTCGTTTAAGAACACTCAGGATGAAGGCGAGTTTCGCGCCCGCGTTCAGCGCGCCTTCTGATCCCAAGGCGAAATCAAAATACAAGAAGCCCGGACCTCGGTCCGGGCTTTTTCTTTTGGCGCCGCCGCAAGGCGGTTCCAGTGCGGCGCCGGTCCGTATCACCATCTCCGCTCAAGCTTCGGAGGCGAGACTCACCCGGTGATTTCCATAAGGCTTTGTTAAGAACCGAGTGTGATTGTTCAAACTTAAGTCAAATTCGACAGATGGGCAGGCCATGGAACAGACATCGGCTTTATCCCCCACCATCCTCGTCGTCGAAGACGAACCTCTCGTCCGCCTCGTTGGGACGCTTCTTCTTGCCGACGCCGGTTTCAATGTCATTGAAGCCTGCAACGCCGAGGAAGCCTTGCGGGTGCTCGAAGCCGGTTCCGACGTCAGGATCGTTTTCACCGACGTGGAAATGCCGGGTGCTTTGGACGGCTTGGGGCTTGCCCGATGCGTTCACGAGCGCTGGCCTTCGATCGGGGTGATCGTGACCTCCGGACGCTGCGAGCCGCCCCGGCAAAAGCAGGGGTTGCCCGAACTCTTCGTCGCCAAGCCTTATGCTCCGAGCACGCTCATGCATAAGATCGAGGCCTGCCTCTCAGCCGCGGCTGCTTAGGCCCAGACCTGATCATTACTTGATCAGAAGCGTCATTGCGAGCGAAGCGAAGCAGTCCAGGAAGTACTCGCTCCATCAAAGGCATGGATTGCTTCGTCGCCGCGCTCCTCGCAACGACGGCCCATTGATTCGGTCTTGACGCGAAGACATCGTTTTCGCTGCAACGCCGCCGAAGTTGACAGGCTTTTCCCAAACATGGTCCAAACCGGGCGTGGGAAAAGACCTCCTCGCCAGCCCGTTTTTCGATTTCGGCGCGCTCGACGCGGCGCCGCTCACGCGCGATCCATTCGCTTTCGTCATCGTCCCGAATTTCATCAAGCCGGCGGCGTTCAAAGATATCGCGGGTGCTTTCCCGAATGTGCCGGGCCCAGGGTCGTTTCCGCCGGAGACTCTTGCCATCGGCGAGGCTTTCCGGACGTTGCTCGATGACCTCGACGGTCCATGTTTCCGGCAGGCGATCGAACGCAAATTCGAGATCGATCTCACCGGCCGACCGAAGATGCTCACAATTCGCGGGCACGCGCGGCGCAAGGATGGCGACATTCATACGGACACGGCGACGAAGCTGATCAGCGTCCTTCTCTATATGAATGAAGAGTGGGACGAGGACGGCGGGCGGCTGCGTCTCTTGCGCGCTCCAAAGCTCAATGAGGCCGTGGCGGAGGTTGCGCCGGTTGGCGGGACTCTTTTGGCCTTCCGCCGTTCGGACGTCTCTTGGCACGGCCATGCGCCATACGAGGGACCGCGCCGCGTCATTCAATTCAATTGGATGACGAAAGACGAAGCGGTCGCGTGGCAGCGCAGCCGTCATTTTGCGAGCGCGGCTTTCAAGAAAATGTCGCGGCTCTTTTCGGTTTAGGCGGAAGGAGATCGATCCGAAATCAACGTGATCTAAAGCAAATGGCCGGAACAAAGCCCGGCCATCAGATACGCTTTCGCTGATCTTGCCCTTAACTCGCGAGCGCTGTGGGCACTTCTTCTGCGACGTCGTCCACCGCGTCGGGGAATGTCGGATAGAGGTCCTTGACGCGGCCCATCTGCTGCACCAAGGCCAGAACCGCATCGATATAAGGCGTCGCGACGCCAACGATCTGACCCATCTCCTGAACCGCCGTGACAAGGGCGTCGATTTCGAGCGGGCGCTCTTTTTGCACATCCTGCAGCATGGAGGTGCGATGCGGGCCGACCTTCGCGGCCCCGTCGATTCGCCGTTCGACATCGACACGGAAGTTGACGCCGAGCCGATCGCCGATCGCCTTGGCTTCAAGCATCATGTTCTTCGACAGCGCGCGTGTGCCGGGATCGGTCGCCACGATGTCGAGCGTCGCATGGGTCAAGGCGGAAATCGGATTGAAGCTCAGATTGCCCCAGAGCTTGACCCAGATGTCGTCGCGAATGTCGTCGAAAAGACGCGGCTTCATCTTGCTTGCCGCGAAAGCGTCGTAGAGCTTGGTCAGGCGTTCGCTCTTCGTGCGGTTCGGCTCGCCGAAGCCGAATTGATCGCCATAGACATGCTTGATGACACCGGGGCTTTCAATCTCGGTCGCGGGATAGACGGTGCAACCGATCACGCGCTCCGGCCCGATCACCTCCCATTGGCGATTGTCGGGATCGACGCTTTTGAGGCGATGATTTGTATGATGGTCGAGCCCGTAGAAGTACCACCACGGAACGCCGTTTTGCGCGGTGACGACCGCAGTATTCGGTCCGAGCAGCGGTTCCATGTCATAGGCCGATTCCCAGGCCTGATAGGATTTAAGGCCGATGATCACATAATCCTGCGGACCGAAATCCCGCGGATCTTTGCTCGCAGGTATTTTGGCGTTGAGAACCTCATCGCCCACATGAAGCGTAAGCCCGTGTTTGTGGATGGCTTCGAGATGAGCACCGCGCGCGATGAGCGAAACGTCGACGCCGGCGCGTTGAAGCATGACGCCGACATAGCCGCCGATCGCGCCCGCCCCGTAAATGCAAATCTTCATCGTATTTTCTCCGAAACGGAGGAAAGGACCGGTGAGTGCGAGATCACCGCTGCATCGCGTCAGTTATTATTCGGCTGCCTGCCGCCTCGGCGGTTCAAGCGCGCCGGCTTCGCGCAATTCGGAGATCGCGTTATCGTCGAGCCCGAGGACTTCGGCCAAAATCTCGTCCGTATGTTCGCCGAGAAGCGGCGAGCGCGCGACCTCGGTCGGGCTTTCGGACAATTTGATCGGGTTGCCGACCGTGAGATATTTGCCGCGCGTCGGATGATCGACCTCGACCACGGTGCCCGTCGCCCGCAATGAAGGTTCGTCTGCGAGTTCCTTCATCGAAAGGATCGGCCCGCAGGGAATGTTCAGCGGGTTGCAGATGTCCATGACTTCGAATTTGGTCTTGGTCTTGGTCCAGGCTTCGATCGTGTCGAAGATCATCCGAAGCTTGTCGAGCCGCGCTTCGGCCGTTGCAAAACCCGGATCCTCGATCCATTCGGGCTTGCCGATGACCTTGCAGATCTTGTCCCATACGGGCGCCTGCGTGATGAAATAAATATAAGCGTTCGGATCGGTCTCGTAGCCTTTGCACTTCAAGATCCAACCCGGCTGACCGCCGCCCGACGCATTGCCTGCGCGGGGCACCGCCTCGCCGAAGGGCCGACCTTCGGCAAATTGCGGATATTCCTTCAAGGCGCCTTTGCCCAGGCGCTGCTGATCGCGCAGCTTGACGCGGCAGAGATTGAGCACGCCGTCTTGCATCGCGACTGAGACCTTTTGGCCTTTGCCGGTCACGGTGCGCTGGTAAAGCGCCGTCACGATGCCGAGCGCGAGGTGAAGGCCGGAGCCCGAATCGCCGATCTGCGCGCCGGTGACGAGAGGCGGGCCATCGTCGAAGCCGGTCGTCGAAGCCGCGCCGCCGGTGCATTGCGCGACGTTCTCATAGACCTTGCAATCTTCGTAGGGACCGGGACCAAAGCCCTTGATCGAAGCAACGATGATCGCCGGATTGATCGCCTGGATCTTCTCCCAGCTGAATCCCATGCGGTCGAGCACGCCCGGGCCGAAATTCTCGACGAGGACATCGGAGCTCTTGATCAGCGCCGTCAGAACTTCCTTGCCCTTCGGGTTCTTGGCGTCGAGCGTGATCGAGCGCTTATTGTGGTTCAGCATCGTGAAATAGAGGCTGTCCGCACCTGGGACATCGCGCAATTGGCCGCGCGTAATATCGCCTTCTCCAGGCTTCTCGACCTTGATGACGTCGGCGCCGAACCACGCCAGCAATTGCGTACACGTCGGGCCCGCTTGCACATGCGATAAATCGAGGATGCGCACACCCTCCAAAGCCTTCCCCATTCTCAAACTCTCCCAGCCTTCAGCGTCTGTTATCGAGCTCGTTCTCACCGTTCAGCCAAGCGACAACGCTTGTCGCTGCCCGCGATTCAATCGAACAATTCATGGCCATGCGTATCGACATAGGCGGCAAGGCCCAGGGTATGCTCGAGCGCGAGGCTTTCGGCCTTTTTCACATCGCGCTGCTCGATTGCCTCGATGATCGTGAGATGATCCGAAATCGAGCGTTCCGCGCGTCCGTCGCGTCCAATCGTCAATTGCCTTATGCCGCGAACATGAAAGAGCAGCTTGTCGGTCGTATCGACAAGGATCTGCGAACCGCTCATCTTGATCAGGGCCTGATGGAACGTGAGGTTCGCGAGCGAATATTCGCTGAGGAATTCATTCGGCCTGTGATTATCGGTGAAGTCCTGAAAGATCTGGCGCAAAGCCGCGACATCGGCATTGGGATCCTGCGTGATCAGGCGGACGCCCATGCTCTCGAGCGCGGCCCAGGCCTGGATCATCTCGACGATCTCGCGTTTTGTCTTGCGGACAATGAGGATGCCGCGGCGTGGGACCGTGCGCAGAAAACCATCCTGTTCGAGCATGGCGATGGCTTCGCGAACGGGCGTCCGGCTCACGCCGAGCCGGTCGGACAGATCGCGTTCGTCGAGCATGACGGGATCAGCCGACGAATAAATGTCCGTCTTGAAGATCGCATCCTTGAGGGCGGCGTAGACCTTGGCCTTGAAACTTTCATCCGCTTGAATGCGGGGGAACGCTTCGAGCGAAGCGGCGGACGTCATACGTTTTGCTTGCGGCGCCATCCAACATCCTCATTGCCAATAGTGTTTAAAGGCATACCAAGTGTGGCGCGCTGGTATGCCATTTCGTCCGAATGGTTACTGGCATATGACAGACAGATTGCCAAGCGCTATGCTTGGCCCCATAGCGGTAAAACCTTCGATTTGCTTAACTTTTTCAGCTTGGCCCCAAATTTCTTTGGTGCCGACAGAATTTTTATTTGTGGCGACGAAAATTTTCTTTTTGCTACACTAAATTTAATTTGGGATATGGAGCCAAGGCCCGCCTGGGCTTGATGCCGTGTGTGCAAGCTGACACAAGGCATCGCCGCTTGCTCGAAGGCCTTTGCGCGACGCTTAAGCGCCTAGAGAGGCCGGCCTGAAATTGACCGAGGGACCCCATATGCCAGCTTTGCCTTCCGCCATGCGTCAGGTTTATTTCGACGGTGCCGGCGGCCCCGACGTGATCCGGATCGGCGAAGCGCCCTTGCCCGCCGTGGCGCCCGGCAAAATCCTGGTTGAGGTTGTCGGGGCCGGGATCAACCGTCCGGATTGCATCCAGCGCGCCGGGCATTATCCGCCGCCGCCGGGCGAGTCCGCCATCCCAGGCATGGAGATCGCGGGCCGGATCGTCGCTTTGGGCGAGGGCGTCGCGAGCTTCAAGGAAGGCGATGAAATCTGCGCGCTGATCGGCTCCGGCGGTTATGCCGAATATGCGCTCGCCGACGCGCCGCTCTGCCTGCCGAAGCCGAAAGGCTTGAGCCTGATCGAAGCCGCGGGCCTGCCCGAGACGGCTTTCACCGTGTGGGACAATGTGTTCACGCGCGGCGGACTGAAAGCCGGAGAGATATTTCTCGTTCACGGCGGATCGAGCGGCATCGGCACCATGGCGATCCAGCTCGCAAAAGCCTATGGCGCGACGGTCATCACGACGGCGGGTTCGCCCGATAAATGCGCTTATTGCAAAGTGCTCGGCGCCGATCATGCGATCGATTACAAGACGCAGGATTTCGTCGCAGAGATAAAGACGATCACCGCCAAGAAAGGCGTCAACGTCATCCTCGACATGGTCGGCGGCAGCTATATTTCAAAGAATATCTCGATCATGGCGACGGAAGGACGGCTGGTGCAGATCGCCTTCCTGCAAGCGAGCAAGGCCGAGGTCGAGTTCATGCCAATGATGCTGCGCCGTCTGACGCTGACCGGCTCCACTTTGCGGGCGCGAACGCTGGCGCAAAAGGGTGAAGTGGCGGAAGCGGTGCGCGACAATGTCTGGCCGCTCGTCGAGGATGGCAAGGTGAAGTCCGTCGTCCACGCGACTTTTCCGCTCGAAGAGGCCCGTCAGGCGCATGAGCTGATGGAATCCTCGGCCCATATTGGCAAAATCATTCTGCTCACCGGGAAATAAGCCGAAAGTCATAGACGCTGCGCGTGATTGCCACAGCTTTGCGGCTGGTGGGTTGATTTAGAAGGCTGGTATCCCACGAACGCTCGCCATTTGTTCGGACGCAATGACGAGCGAAATACATGTACGTTACGAGGATTTGCGATGACCTCCATTGCCGAACTTTCTTCCGCCGATCATCAGGCCCTGCTTACGAAAGTGCGGGGCGAATATGATGCTTTCCGGGCGGCGGGCCACAAGCTCGACATGACACGCGGCAAGCCGTCTCCCGAGCAGCTCGATCTTTCGAACGGCATGCTCGCTCTGCCGGGCAATGGCGATTATCTGACCGAAGCGAACGAAGACGCCCGCAATTACGGCGGTCTCCAGGGCATCGCGGAAGCCCGCGCGCTTTTCGCACCCGTGCTCGGCGCGCCCGCCGATCGCGTCATCATCGGCGACAATTCAAGCCTCGCGATGATGCATGATTCCATCGTCTGGGCTTTGCTGAAGGGCGTGCCGGGCGGAACCGCACCTTGGTCGAAAGAGTCAGCGCCTGCCTTTCTCTGTCCGGTGCCGGGCTATGACCGGCATTTCGCGATCCTGGAAGAATATGGAATCAAGATGATTCCTGTGCGCCTGACGGGGCAGGGGCCGGATATGGACGAGGTCGAAAGACTCGTCGCCGATCCTGCGGTGAAGGGCATGTGGTGCGTGCCCAAATATGCCAATCCGTCGGGCGAGATCTATTCGGAAGAGACGGCGAAGCGGCTCGCCGCGATGAAGACGGGCGCGCCGGATTTCCGCATCTTCTGGGACAATGCCTATGCGCTGCATCATCTGACGGCGACGAAGCATGAGGTCGCGAATATTCTGGAGCTCTGCGAAGCGGCGGGCAATCCCGACCGCGCCTTCGTCTATGCCTCGACCTCGAAGATGACGCTGGCTGGCGCCGGCCTCGCCTTCTTCGCGTCGTCGCCGACCAATGTGAAATGGTATCTGGCGCGGGCGGGCAAGCGCACGATCGGGCCGGACAAGCTCAACCAGATCCGGCACGTGCGTTTCCTGAAAAACATCGACGGGTTGCATCAGCTCATGGACGGCCATCGCGCTTTGATCGCGCCGAAATTTGCAGCCGTCGAAGAGGCGCTCGACCGGCGTCTCACCGGCACCGGCGTCGCACGCTGGACGAAGCCGGAAGGCGGCTATTTCGTCAGCGTCGATATGGCGGACGGATTGGCCTCGAAGGTCGTGAGCCTCGCGAAGGACGCGGGCCTCGCCTTGACGCCCGCCGGCGCGACCTGGCCGCTTGGCCAAGACCCGCAGGATTCAAACCTGCGGCTTGCGCCGACCTTTCCGTCGCTCGGCGATGTGAAGGTCGCGGCCGAAGGCATCGCGCTTTGCATGCTGCTCGCGGGGCTGGAGAAGCGGGACGCGGCGTAGCTCTTGCCGTCTTGCGTCATG
The Methyloferula stellata AR4 DNA segment above includes these coding regions:
- a CDS encoding DUF2147 domain-containing protein, whose amino-acid sequence is MLLARAYSAYRPSCPDSTSARAGSALTAAAAALTLMTTSGFAAPAAPTDPSGYWSTKDDESIIRIGPCTPPAGTTATPSTPLVYCGMIVWLKEPLEKGVPKVDNLNTDPAKRGRAIIGMEVFSEFVADGDHWKGKAYNSDDGKTWDVTLKVQPDKVNGDKAEITGCLVWPLCQSETFTKVQTVPGGDPTLAGNAPPHGTPAKAAPPPPPHH
- a CDS encoding response regulator, with translation MEQTSALSPTILVVEDEPLVRLVGTLLLADAGFNVIEACNAEEALRVLEAGSDVRIVFTDVEMPGALDGLGLARCVHERWPSIGVIVTSGRCEPPRQKQGLPELFVAKPYAPSTLMHKIEACLSAAAA
- a CDS encoding porin, which translates into the protein MKLIKSLLLGSTASFSAVTCVYAADLPVRKAAPIEYVRICDAYGAGFFYIPGTDTCLKVGGLAYGEVRSLTNNYSIGTSNAGGTGYANGVARTAAGYTGGSFTNAKARDTTGFSALGRVELDARTQSGYGTVRTFIRIDAFYGSGANASTGSNFAIPNTYGNGQATQGSRETTIVNKAFIQFAGLTAGRAQSVFDFYADAYNYASLRGSNATVELLSYTYTFGGGFSSTLSVEDNNSRRTAIGSTVAGIPAGTLVGATLVTAAGTSFQGNPQGNRLPEIVGNVRYDAPWGAVQVSGAIHQIDAALYPLSTTALTSPATTGNFAALSTNEIGGAVQLGIMYNADIISPGDKAWVQAAYESGAYAYIAGNNLASSYGPVNGNRYAGDAFTPMDNSVFWNTNPGYDCVFTSSGQCDRQWGWDVTAAYKHYWMPTLSSAIYGSHLETFYSNAAYAGTSGFGSTTNSVGVVAPKETRIGTNLVWTPIKGFDIGVEGMWIHLTQNTPAGLATNATLATTGLPSFKNTQDEGEFRARVQRAF
- the frc gene encoding formyl-CoA transferase, coding for MGKALEGVRILDLSHVQAGPTCTQLLAWFGADVIKVEKPGEGDITRGQLRDVPGADSLYFTMLNHNKRSITLDAKNPKGKEVLTALIKSSDVLVENFGPGVLDRMGFSWEKIQAINPAIIVASIKGFGPGPYEDCKVYENVAQCTGGAASTTGFDDGPPLVTGAQIGDSGSGLHLALGIVTALYQRTVTGKGQKVSVAMQDGVLNLCRVKLRDQQRLGKGALKEYPQFAEGRPFGEAVPRAGNASGGGQPGWILKCKGYETDPNAYIYFITQAPVWDKICKVIGKPEWIEDPGFATAEARLDKLRMIFDTIEAWTKTKTKFEVMDICNPLNIPCGPILSMKELADEPSLRATGTVVEVDHPTRGKYLTVGNPIKLSESPTEVARSPLLGEHTDEILAEVLGLDDNAISELREAGALEPPRRQAAE
- a CDS encoding 2OG-Fe(II) oxygenase family protein, which translates into the protein MGKDLLASPFFDFGALDAAPLTRDPFAFVIVPNFIKPAAFKDIAGAFPNVPGPGSFPPETLAIGEAFRTLLDDLDGPCFRQAIERKFEIDLTGRPKMLTIRGHARRKDGDIHTDTATKLISVLLYMNEEWDEDGGRLRLLRAPKLNEAVAEVAPVGGTLLAFRRSDVSWHGHAPYEGPRRVIQFNWMTKDEAVAWQRSRHFASAAFKKMSRLFSV
- a CDS encoding 2-dehydropantoate 2-reductase; the protein is MKICIYGAGAIGGYVGVMLQRAGVDVSLIARGAHLEAIHKHGLTLHVGDEVLNAKIPASKDPRDFGPQDYVIIGLKSYQAWESAYDMEPLLGPNTAVVTAQNGVPWWYFYGLDHHTNHRLKSVDPDNRQWEVIGPERVIGCTVYPATEIESPGVIKHVYGDQFGFGEPNRTKSERLTKLYDAFAASKMKPRLFDDIRDDIWVKLWGNLSFNPISALTHATLDIVATDPGTRALSKNMMLEAKAIGDRLGVNFRVDVERRIDGAAKVGPHRTSMLQDVQKERPLEIDALVTAVQEMGQIVGVATPYIDAVLALVQQMGRVKDLYPTFPDAVDDVAEEVPTALAS
- a CDS encoding GntR family transcriptional regulator; its protein translation is MAPQAKRMTSAASLEAFPRIQADESFKAKVYAALKDAIFKTDIYSSADPVMLDERDLSDRLGVSRTPVREAIAMLEQDGFLRTVPRRGILIVRKTKREIVEMIQAWAALESMGVRLITQDPNADVAALRQIFQDFTDNHRPNEFLSEYSLANLTFHQALIKMSGSQILVDTTDKLLFHVRGIRQLTIGRDGRAERSISDHLTIIEAIEQRDVKKAESLALEHTLGLAAYVDTHGHELFD
- a CDS encoding NAD(P)H-quinone oxidoreductase, with the protein product MPALPSAMRQVYFDGAGGPDVIRIGEAPLPAVAPGKILVEVVGAGINRPDCIQRAGHYPPPPGESAIPGMEIAGRIVALGEGVASFKEGDEICALIGSGGYAEYALADAPLCLPKPKGLSLIEAAGLPETAFTVWDNVFTRGGLKAGEIFLVHGGSSGIGTMAIQLAKAYGATVITTAGSPDKCAYCKVLGADHAIDYKTQDFVAEIKTITAKKGVNVILDMVGGSYISKNISIMATEGRLVQIAFLQASKAEVEFMPMMLRRLTLTGSTLRARTLAQKGEVAEAVRDNVWPLVEDGKVKSVVHATFPLEEARQAHELMESSAHIGKIILLTGK